A DNA window from Prodigiosinella aquatilis contains the following coding sequences:
- a CDS encoding DUF932 domain-containing protein: protein MRLASRFGAKNQIRRDRPLTNDELASVVPSVFSEEKHGSRSKRYTYIPTIQLLDSLRKEGFQPFFACQTRVRDEARKGHTKHMLRLRREQQITSSEVPEIILLNSHDGSSSYQMLPGIFRFVCANGMVCGEDFGEVRVPHKGDVTGQVIEGAYEVLGIFDKVDEHMNIMKDIPLNRDEQDLFAQAALMYRYGEEDKKIPVTPASVLMPRRREDCQNDLWVTFQRVQENMIKGGLTGRSEKGKRTTTRAVNGIDGDVKLNRALWMIAEQFKKMKV from the coding sequence ATGCGTTTAGCGTCCCGCTTTGGTGCCAAAAATCAGATCCGCCGTGACCGCCCGCTAACCAATGACGAGCTGGCCAGCGTCGTCCCGAGCGTGTTTTCTGAAGAAAAACACGGCTCCCGCAGTAAGCGTTATACCTATATTCCGACCATCCAGCTGCTCGACAGCCTGCGAAAAGAAGGCTTTCAGCCGTTCTTTGCCTGTCAGACACGCGTGCGGGATGAAGCCCGGAAAGGCCACACCAAACACATGCTGCGGCTGCGCCGCGAGCAGCAGATCACCAGCAGCGAAGTGCCGGAAATTATCCTGCTTAATTCACACGACGGCAGCAGCAGTTATCAGATGTTGCCCGGCATTTTCAGATTTGTATGCGCGAACGGCATGGTGTGCGGTGAGGACTTTGGCGAAGTCAGGGTTCCGCACAAAGGCGATGTGACCGGGCAGGTTATCGAGGGAGCGTATGAGGTGCTCGGCATCTTTGACAAGGTCGATGAGCACATGAATATCATGAAAGACATTCCCCTCAACCGTGACGAACAAGACCTGTTCGCCCAGGCGGCGCTCATGTATCGCTACGGGGAAGAGGATAAAAAAATCCCCGTGACTCCGGCGAGTGTATTAATGCCGCGCCGCCGCGAAGACTGTCAGAATGATTTGTGGGTGACCTTTCAGCGGGTGCAGGAAAATATGATTAAGGGGGGATTAACCGGCCGCAGCGAAAAAGGAAAACGCACCACGACGCGGGCGGTTAACGGGATTGACGGCGACGTGAAATTAAACCGGGCGCTGTGGATGATTGCCGAACAGTTTAAAAAAATGAAGGTATAA
- the traB gene encoding F-type conjugal transfer pilus assembly protein TraB, which translates to MSNINTTTRRKQWVMTAVCVAVALGVGGGIWAYTHHQASLKNATKPKVVDMTGSVVTSSFTDNLATAALAQQQNKTSALESSVNQLKTDQQQQNEALKQQLAKIMDAMSKLQSQPPATPAASQPVPVTPTGPGMGTTGPASPAQWNVTYPNRGPGGGQGNQFYPGQGQGQGAGFYPSTGTGHLGGMTSKTFSYTSLQAKKTKLPWIPSGSFSEAVMIEGADANASVTGQQNTSPVVITLIGDVSMPNGKTYNMDQCRVTGEIWGDISSERGEVRTKNISCILKSGKHIDMPFDGHVAYQGKQGIRGKPVMRNGQIIGYAGMAGLLSGFGEGIKSAATPSVGLGATASVGAGDVFKQGIGGGASKAADTLSQYWIKRAEQYHPVIDIGAGNSVTVVFQQGFRLETIEDIEADKDKKGGAQNNVQQVAGNASTQVNNITRAAVLNPDEVLRQASQLKLGDTIN; encoded by the coding sequence ATGAGCAACATCAACACCACTACTCGCCGCAAACAGTGGGTGATGACCGCCGTGTGCGTTGCAGTGGCCCTCGGTGTCGGGGGCGGAATATGGGCCTATACCCACCATCAGGCGTCGCTGAAGAACGCGACCAAGCCCAAAGTGGTGGATATGACCGGCAGCGTGGTCACCAGCTCTTTTACGGATAACCTCGCCACGGCGGCGCTGGCCCAGCAGCAAAACAAAACCTCGGCGCTGGAAAGCAGCGTGAACCAGCTCAAAACAGACCAGCAACAGCAAAATGAAGCACTCAAACAACAGCTCGCCAAAATCATGGACGCCATGAGTAAGCTGCAAAGTCAGCCGCCGGCGACGCCAGCGGCAAGTCAGCCGGTGCCCGTTACCCCCACCGGCCCTGGTATGGGGACAACCGGACCGGCCAGTCCCGCGCAATGGAACGTCACCTACCCCAACCGTGGGCCGGGGGGCGGGCAAGGCAATCAGTTTTATCCGGGGCAAGGTCAGGGACAGGGCGCAGGTTTTTACCCCAGCACTGGCACGGGTCATCTGGGGGGCATGACCAGTAAAACCTTCAGCTATACCTCACTGCAGGCAAAGAAAACCAAACTGCCGTGGATACCGTCCGGCTCCTTCTCGGAAGCGGTAATGATTGAAGGGGCAGATGCCAACGCCAGTGTGACGGGTCAGCAAAACACGTCTCCTGTGGTCATCACTCTGATTGGTGATGTCTCCATGCCCAACGGCAAAACCTACAACATGGACCAGTGCCGCGTCACGGGCGAAATTTGGGGGGACATTTCCAGCGAACGCGGTGAGGTCAGAACCAAAAACATCAGCTGTATCCTGAAAAGTGGTAAGCATATCGACATGCCATTTGACGGGCACGTCGCCTATCAGGGCAAGCAGGGTATCCGCGGCAAGCCGGTGATGCGTAACGGTCAGATCATCGGCTACGCCGGTATGGCTGGGCTGCTCTCTGGCTTCGGGGAAGGCATCAAGTCAGCTGCGACACCATCTGTCGGGCTGGGTGCCACGGCGTCGGTGGGCGCCGGTGATGTGTTTAAGCAGGGGATTGGTGGCGGTGCCAGCAAGGCGGCTGACACACTCAGTCAGTACTGGATAAAACGGGCTGAGCAGTATCACCCGGTGATTGATATCGGCGCGGGCAACAGCGTGACCGTGGTCTTCCAGCAGGGCTTCCGTCTGGAAACCATTGAAGACATTGAAGCGGATAAAGACAAAAAAGGGGGCGCGCAGAACAACGTGCAGCAGGTGGCCGGTAATGCCTCCACGCAGGTGAATAACATCACCCGCGCCGCCGTCCTCAATCCTGACGAAGTGTTGCGTCAGGCGAGCCAGCTGAAACTGGGCGATACCATTAACTGA
- a CDS encoding type IV conjugative transfer system pilin TraA, with the protein MKSVMTDSGMTEGVAVALPEGGHNLQKGVIGNLPFYFSAFYSHRIKPVISQSPAARRNLIFFALALAVVISPHLVHATDLMATQKADANDTFGHGSTVEWVLYVAEIIVSVTGFIKTRNPMVFAGLIMLILITRAFFALIN; encoded by the coding sequence ATGAAATCAGTGATGACCGATTCCGGTATGACGGAAGGGGTAGCGGTAGCTTTGCCTGAAGGGGGACATAATCTCCAGAAGGGGGTTATCGGCAACCTCCCATTTTACTTTAGTGCTTTTTATTCTCACCGTATTAAACCCGTTATTTCGCAGTCTCCCGCCGCCCGGCGAAATCTTATTTTCTTTGCACTGGCCCTTGCGGTCGTTATTTCCCCTCACCTGGTTCACGCAACAGATTTAATGGCCACGCAAAAAGCGGATGCCAATGATACTTTTGGTCACGGTTCGACGGTGGAGTGGGTGTTATACGTGGCGGAAATTATCGTGTCGGTGACCGGTTTTATTAAAACCCGTAACCCGATGGTATTTGCTGGCCTTATTATGCTCATCCTTATCACCCGCGCTTTCTTCGCCCTCATTAATTAA
- the traK gene encoding F-type conjugal transfer protein TraK, with protein sequence MKARLLAAFVAGLCLTPAAMAAVSGPAGTVFENDAHLKAQLSNTSPNKIVIEGELITRVTGPDGAFTQENTEDGALLITPLTGQNFTLFLETANGIGASLDVTPKPGSGHTLHLIPASVPLKANPDAKVWEESQPWEKTLVSVARTVVNGGVPDSYIEAKAARGPAYNPMPGVLLTPERQLVGSHLLVMRYRMKNTGYITRPLSEKQFWQKGVRAVMLSTHNLYASGEGYVWVIFSTATEGGV encoded by the coding sequence ATGAAAGCACGACTTCTTGCCGCGTTCGTCGCCGGCCTCTGCCTCACTCCGGCGGCGATGGCCGCCGTCAGTGGCCCGGCTGGCACCGTATTTGAAAACGATGCGCATCTGAAAGCGCAACTGAGCAATACCAGCCCGAACAAAATTGTCATCGAGGGTGAACTTATCACCCGCGTCACCGGCCCGGACGGTGCCTTTACCCAGGAAAACACGGAAGACGGGGCACTGCTTATCACTCCGCTTACCGGTCAGAACTTCACGCTTTTTCTGGAAACGGCCAACGGCATCGGCGCCTCTCTGGACGTGACGCCAAAGCCGGGCAGCGGGCATACGTTGCACCTTATCCCCGCTTCGGTGCCGCTTAAGGCCAACCCGGATGCGAAAGTCTGGGAGGAAAGCCAGCCGTGGGAGAAAACGCTGGTGAGCGTGGCCCGCACGGTGGTGAACGGCGGCGTACCTGACAGCTATATCGAAGCCAAAGCGGCGCGAGGACCAGCCTACAATCCGATGCCGGGTGTCCTGCTGACCCCTGAACGCCAACTGGTCGGCTCGCACCTGCTGGTCATGCGTTATCGCATGAAAAACACCGGTTACATCACGCGTCCGCTGTCAGAAAAGCAGTTTTGGCAGAAGGGTGTCCGTGCCGTGATGTTGTCCACCCATAACCTCTACGCCAGCGGCGAAGGTTACGTGTGGGTTATCTTCTCCACGGCGACGGAGGGCGGGGTATGA
- a CDS encoding lytic transglycosylase domain-containing protein — protein MKWCALLTLAAVFSAQASPEMCFNKAGRDYGIDPLLLTAISIKESRLRMDAINDRNRNKTEDVCGMQVNSSHYAALRKFDITRERLLKEPCTCIYTGAWVLAHNFRAYGKNWDSVGMYNTGPSPKLIVQRRAYATAIKNIYRILLATQMIQNKQIIQRGENPLLARSTASNNTDKKANN, from the coding sequence ATGAAGTGGTGTGCTCTGCTCACGCTGGCGGCGGTTTTTTCCGCCCAGGCCAGCCCGGAAATGTGTTTTAACAAGGCGGGACGCGATTACGGTATTGATCCGCTTTTACTGACCGCAATTTCAATAAAAGAATCGCGGCTCAGAATGGACGCCATTAATGACCGTAACCGTAATAAAACAGAAGATGTCTGCGGCATGCAGGTTAACAGTTCACATTATGCGGCGCTGCGAAAATTTGATATTACCCGTGAACGGTTACTGAAAGAACCCTGTACCTGTATTTACACCGGCGCCTGGGTACTCGCGCACAATTTCCGGGCTTACGGTAAAAACTGGGACAGTGTCGGGATGTATAACACCGGTCCATCACCGAAGCTCATCGTACAGCGACGGGCATACGCAACCGCTATTAAAAATATATATCGCATCCTGCTGGCCACGCAAATGATTCAAAATAAACAAATCATCCAGCGTGGCGAAAATCCGCTTCTGGCCAGGTCAACGGCATCAAACAATACAGATAAAAAAGCAAACAATTAA
- the rfaH gene encoding transcription/translation regulatory transformer protein RfaH, translating to MEHWYVAQTQYSQEKRAQQHLDNQGVTCFLPLYTAQVITPMLLGSPQIKTVSPQALFPGYIFVRFDPEIIHTTTIKSTRGVSSLISFGGMPSVVPDEVVERLKTHDCLSPAPTIPVHGDRVEVLSGVFEGLEAVWDEPNGARRAMLMLTLMNQVVRVPVSGRRAPETLRVRVLGRGAAA from the coding sequence ATGGAACACTGGTACGTTGCACAGACGCAGTATTCACAGGAAAAACGCGCACAACAGCATTTGGACAATCAGGGGGTGACATGTTTTCTGCCGCTTTATACGGCACAAGTTATTACACCCATGTTACTTGGCAGCCCGCAGATTAAAACGGTGTCACCCCAGGCACTTTTCCCCGGTTACATCTTCGTGCGTTTTGATCCGGAGATCATTCACACCACCACCATCAAAAGCACAAGGGGTGTGTCGTCCTTAATCAGTTTTGGCGGCATGCCATCAGTGGTGCCCGATGAAGTGGTGGAGCGGCTGAAAACCCATGACTGCCTTTCACCCGCACCGACTATTCCGGTGCACGGTGACCGGGTGGAGGTTCTCAGCGGGGTGTTTGAAGGGCTGGAAGCAGTTTGGGACGAACCCAACGGAGCCAGGCGAGCCATGCTGATGCTGACGCTGATGAATCAGGTTGTACGGGTGCCGGTCAGCGGGCGTCGGGCACCGGAAACGCTGCGTGTCCGGGTGTTGGGGCGGGGAGCAGCAGCATAA
- the traL gene encoding type IV conjugative transfer system protein TraL: protein MDQDSLKYRFPETLNQQKRVAGLPPEEAFVLFACGVTGFFCDIFIVMLCVGAVLWLLIRHLKKGQGSWWLLNLLYWYLPTVLFRVQFRRVPDSGNRHWMQ, encoded by the coding sequence ATGGACCAGGACTCGTTGAAATATCGATTCCCGGAAACTCTCAATCAGCAAAAACGCGTTGCCGGACTGCCACCCGAGGAAGCTTTTGTGCTTTTCGCCTGCGGGGTGACAGGGTTCTTCTGCGACATTTTTATCGTGATGCTGTGTGTGGGTGCCGTCCTTTGGCTTCTTATTCGACACCTTAAAAAAGGGCAGGGCTCATGGTGGCTCTTAAACCTTCTTTACTGGTATCTGCCAACGGTACTTTTCCGGGTGCAGTTCAGGCGGGTGCCTGATTCAGGTAACCGTCACTGGATGCAGTAG
- a CDS encoding Arc family DNA-binding protein yields MKVKEKIYERRGRPRKYTMGEVRYRVLWAPENLLLELRIAARVRGVSMNDEVVGRLIQSLDFTPKKPIIKTEEGERLLALARLFDEFIQAHLDMLREKYAQEATVVDDKRQFVAGKMRRFSSSFPVNLKKDMEISARFNQRSMNQEIVQRLLGSLNYFTEQQLPENEEIKRLRSLAMLFDEFIVSKVAVAENPLTNKENNESGS; encoded by the coding sequence ATGAAAGTAAAAGAGAAGATATACGAACGGCGCGGCCGTCCGAGAAAATATACGATGGGCGAAGTGCGTTACCGCGTACTCTGGGCGCCTGAAAATCTGCTGCTGGAGTTGCGCATTGCCGCCCGCGTTCGCGGGGTAAGCATGAATGATGAGGTGGTAGGCCGGTTGATTCAGTCGCTGGATTTCACCCCAAAAAAACCCATTATTAAAACTGAGGAAGGAGAGCGATTATTAGCCCTGGCCCGTTTGTTTGATGAGTTTATTCAGGCGCATCTGGATATGCTGCGGGAAAAATATGCCCAGGAAGCAACGGTGGTGGATGATAAACGGCAGTTTGTGGCCGGTAAAATGCGCCGCTTCAGCAGCAGTTTCCCGGTTAATTTAAAAAAGGACATGGAAATCAGCGCGCGGTTTAATCAGCGCAGTATGAATCAGGAAATCGTTCAGCGCCTGTTAGGGTCACTCAATTATTTCACTGAGCAGCAGTTGCCCGAAAATGAGGAAATAAAACGACTGCGTTCGCTGGCGATGCTGTTCGATGAATTCATTGTGTCGAAGGTGGCGGTGGCGGAGAACCCGTTAACGAATAAGGAAAATAACGAATCGGGATCTTAG
- a CDS encoding TraE/TraK family type IV conjugative transfer system protein produces the protein MKYQVKETRNRVTILALASLGSLLALSLVGTCITGAMAWHFATTQKTITTPMLFDRSFTSDASQGDANLNNMLVRSFVNLRLSVTPDTVDSQHATLLRWVPPEARSELKKALAVEADYIKKNGISTVFRIEDEAFDPATGDIVVTGTLSASTSNGNLKLDIPDVHKAYRLNVKYVDGIIRLTAFPEVQPPQPVSKQHQG, from the coding sequence ATGAAGTATCAAGTGAAAGAAACGCGAAACCGGGTGACGATATTGGCGCTGGCCTCACTCGGTTCACTGCTGGCATTAAGCCTGGTGGGCACCTGCATCACCGGCGCAATGGCCTGGCATTTTGCGACCACGCAAAAAACCATCACTACCCCCATGTTGTTTGACCGGTCATTTACCTCCGATGCGTCGCAGGGGGATGCCAATCTGAACAACATGCTGGTGCGCTCTTTTGTTAACTTACGCCTGAGTGTCACGCCGGACACCGTTGACAGTCAGCATGCGACCCTGTTGCGCTGGGTGCCGCCCGAAGCCCGCTCTGAGCTAAAAAAAGCGCTGGCGGTCGAGGCGGATTACATCAAGAAGAACGGTATTTCCACGGTTTTTCGCATCGAGGATGAAGCATTCGACCCCGCGACCGGTGACATCGTCGTCACCGGCACGCTCTCAGCCAGCACCTCTAACGGCAACCTGAAGCTAGACATCCCTGATGTGCATAAAGCTTACCGGCTCAACGTGAAATATGTGGACGGCATCATCCGTCTGACCGCCTTCCCCGAAGTGCAGCCCCCTCAACCCGTGTCAAAACAGCATCAGGGATAA
- a CDS encoding DUF5983 family protein, giving the protein MEKINGMTCSMRHIMASDGEILSQYVCEKFPWVFDTGYGYILMLREYQYPVLKLKEMGISKPVRKLVFCMREQHQIGMICFDPDAETLDGHDVFDW; this is encoded by the coding sequence ATGGAAAAGATTAACGGTATGACATGCAGTATGCGGCATATAATGGCGAGCGATGGCGAAATCTTATCGCAATACGTCTGTGAAAAATTCCCCTGGGTATTTGACACCGGCTATGGTTATATTTTAATGCTGCGTGAATACCAGTATCCGGTATTGAAATTAAAAGAGATGGGCATTTCAAAACCCGTGAGAAAGTTGGTGTTTTGTATGCGCGAACAACATCAAATCGGGATGATTTGTTTTGATCCTGACGCTGAAACACTCGACGGTCACGATGTTTTTGATTGGTAG
- a CDS encoding relaxosome protein TraM: MARRNIYFKEKTEREVLELVQIELQNGATHGEVNFSSVVNELVNIGLMVKKHQGEGNSFDQEGFNRDLIRKVSGSREGISIMMAMMSEMYLQLRGESGNEKLEELLDRNLSGMSAAEDMLESKHFIAEE; encoded by the coding sequence ATGGCCAGACGCAATATTTATTTCAAAGAAAAAACCGAAAGGGAAGTGCTGGAGCTGGTGCAGATTGAGTTGCAAAACGGTGCCACGCACGGCGAGGTGAACTTTTCCTCCGTGGTCAATGAACTGGTTAACATCGGGCTGATGGTGAAAAAACACCAGGGAGAAGGAAATAGCTTTGACCAGGAAGGGTTTAACCGGGATTTAATACGGAAAGTTTCCGGCAGCCGTGAGGGTATCAGCATTATGATGGCCATGATGTCAGAAATGTATTTGCAGCTGCGCGGTGAGAGCGGGAATGAAAAACTGGAGGAACTGCTCGACAGAAACCTCTCCGGCATGAGCGCCGCCGAAGACATGTTGGAATCAAAACATTTTATCGCAGAAGAGTGA